One Sphingomonas endolithica DNA segment encodes these proteins:
- a CDS encoding cell division protein FtsQ/DivIB, protein MSSRTLKRSPARRPVQKRAPRVSMIDRGIAALPVSEATVHRIATWSITGAVMAGLGTLAVWMGVPSAVGTALAEGVGRAGFRVEQIEVTGLSRMDRMSVYAVALDQQSRAMPLVRLEDVRAKLLQYGWIEDAHVSRRLPDTLLVHVVERKPTAVWQDKGQLSLIGPDGVWLEPVRADAMPDLPLVIGPGANQQEAAYQQLLKAAPALKPLVKAATWVGNRRWNLTFESGETLALPAGDAAAAAALAKFAQLDGSKPLLGKGWLRFDMRDPSKLVARKPGDSAGRAITDPNEAGAAAQPAVIEAKKHVSAAGQG, encoded by the coding sequence ATGAGCAGCCGCACGCTGAAGCGCAGCCCGGCGCGGCGGCCGGTGCAGAAGCGGGCGCCGCGTGTGTCGATGATCGACCGCGGCATCGCCGCGTTGCCGGTCAGCGAAGCGACGGTGCACCGCATCGCGACCTGGTCAATCACCGGCGCGGTGATGGCGGGGCTGGGCACGCTGGCGGTGTGGATGGGCGTGCCATCGGCGGTCGGCACGGCACTGGCGGAAGGCGTCGGCCGGGCAGGCTTTCGCGTCGAGCAGATCGAGGTGACGGGCCTCAGCCGCATGGACCGCATGTCGGTCTATGCCGTCGCGCTCGACCAGCAATCGCGTGCGATGCCGCTGGTGCGGTTGGAGGATGTCCGCGCCAAATTGCTGCAATATGGCTGGATCGAGGATGCGCATGTCTCGCGCCGCCTGCCCGATACGCTGCTGGTGCACGTGGTCGAGCGCAAGCCGACCGCGGTGTGGCAGGACAAGGGGCAATTGTCGCTGATCGGCCCCGACGGCGTGTGGCTGGAGCCGGTGCGCGCCGACGCGATGCCAGATCTGCCGCTGGTGATCGGGCCGGGCGCGAACCAGCAGGAAGCGGCGTATCAGCAATTGCTGAAAGCGGCGCCGGCGCTGAAGCCGCTGGTCAAGGCCGCGACCTGGGTCGGCAACCGGCGCTGGAACCTGACCTTCGAGAGCGGCGAGACGCTGGCCTTGCCGGCGGGCGACGCGGCGGCGGCAGCGGCGCTGGCCAAGTTCGCGCAGCTCGACGGGTCGAAGCCGCTGCTCGGCAAGGGCTGGCTGCGCTTCGACATGCGCGACCCGAGCAAATTGGTGGCGCGCAAGCCCGGCGACAGTGCCGGGCGTGCGATCACCGACCCCAATGAAGCGGGCGCCGCTGCACAACCTGCAGTGATCGAAGCGAAAAAACATGTTAGTGCGGCGGGGCAAGGATAA
- the murC gene encoding UDP-N-acetylmuramate--L-alanine ligase yields the protein MRGVATDIGTIHFVGIGGIGMSGIAEVMHNLGYRVQGSDVGEGYAVEGLRALGIQVAIGHDVANLGDAAVVVTSTAIKRDNPEVYAALERRIPVVRRAEMLAELMRLKSTVAVAGTHGKTTTTSMIAALLDAGGVDPTVINGGIINSYGSNARLGASDWMVVEADESDGSFLRLDGTIAVVTNIDPEHLDHYGSFDAVKDAFVDFIENVPFYGAALLCLDHPEVQGIIPRVRDRRVVTYGFAAQADVRGVNVTPIPGGNRFECLVRSRDGSVRSIEGIEMPMPGRHNVQNALAAIGVALELGIDDATIQQGFAKFGGVKRRFTKVGEVAVDGGTVTVIDDYGHHPVEIRAVLSAAREGVENRVIAVVQPHRYSRLGNLMEDFAQAFNDADMVLVAPVYAAGEMPVEGVDAEALVEGLKRRGHRSVATVANAAGLAEALAGVVQAGDMVVCLGAGDITKWAAGLADAITAGRA from the coding sequence ATGAGGGGTGTCGCAACGGATATCGGCACGATCCACTTCGTCGGCATCGGCGGGATCGGCATGTCGGGCATTGCCGAGGTGATGCATAACCTGGGGTACCGGGTACAGGGATCCGATGTCGGCGAAGGCTATGCCGTCGAGGGATTGCGCGCGCTCGGCATCCAGGTCGCGATCGGCCACGATGTCGCCAATCTGGGGGATGCGGCAGTGGTCGTGACCTCGACCGCGATCAAGCGCGACAATCCGGAAGTCTATGCGGCACTCGAACGGCGCATTCCCGTCGTGCGGCGTGCCGAGATGCTGGCCGAGCTGATGCGCCTGAAATCGACGGTTGCGGTTGCGGGCACGCATGGCAAGACCACGACAACGAGCATGATCGCGGCATTGCTGGATGCCGGCGGCGTCGATCCGACCGTGATCAACGGCGGGATCATCAACAGCTATGGGTCGAACGCGCGGCTGGGCGCATCCGACTGGATGGTGGTCGAGGCGGACGAGAGCGACGGCAGCTTCCTGCGGCTCGACGGCACGATTGCGGTCGTCACCAATATCGATCCCGAGCATCTCGATCATTATGGCTCGTTCGATGCCGTGAAGGACGCGTTCGTCGATTTCATCGAGAACGTGCCCTTTTACGGCGCGGCGTTGCTGTGTCTCGATCATCCCGAAGTGCAGGGGATCATCCCGCGCGTGCGCGACCGTCGCGTAGTGACGTACGGCTTTGCCGCGCAGGCCGATGTGCGCGGTGTGAACGTGACGCCGATCCCCGGCGGCAACCGCTTCGAATGCCTGGTGCGCAGCCGCGATGGCTCGGTGCGATCGATCGAGGGAATCGAGATGCCGATGCCCGGGCGGCACAATGTGCAGAATGCGCTGGCGGCGATCGGCGTGGCGCTCGAACTCGGCATCGACGACGCGACGATCCAGCAGGGTTTCGCCAAGTTCGGCGGGGTAAAGCGCCGCTTCACCAAGGTCGGCGAGGTCGCGGTGGATGGCGGGACGGTGACGGTAATCGACGATTACGGGCATCACCCGGTCGAGATCAGGGCCGTTCTGTCGGCGGCGCGCGAGGGCGTAGAGAACCGCGTGATCGCCGTGGTCCAGCCGCATCGGTATTCGCGACTGGGCAATCTGATGGAGGATTTCGCACAGGCCTTCAACGACGCCGACATGGTGCTGGTCGCTCCGGTCTATGCCGCAGGCGAGATGCCAGTCGAGGGTGTGGATGCCGAGGCTCTGGTCGAGGGACTGAAAAGACGCGGGCATCGCTCGGTAGCGACGGTGGCCAATGCCGCGGGGCTGGCGGAGGCTCTGGCGGGCGTAGTGCAGGCCGGCGACATGGTGGTGTGCCTGGGGGCCGGGGACATTACCAAGTGGGCGGCTGGGCTGGCCGATGCGATCACGGCGGGGCGCGCGTGA
- the ftsZ gene encoding cell division protein FtsZ, whose amino-acid sequence MSIEFLAPEVDELTPRIAVIGVGGAGGNAIANMIAAEVQGVDFLVANTDAQALKQSSASQRIQLGAKITQGLGAGSRPEIGRAAAEETIDSLAKMLEGSHMVFIAAGMGGGTGTGAAPVIAKAARDMGILTVGVVTKPFAFEGNRRAKAAEAGIEELQKYVDTLIVIPNQNLFLVANANTTFKEAFQMADEVLQQGVRGITDLMVMPGLINLDFADVRSVMQEMGKAMMGTGEASGDNRAIEAASKAIANPLLDGVSMKGAKGVIVSITGGDDMRLLEVDEAANHIRELVDEDANIIWGSAFNQDLEGKIRVSVVATGIEATARPAEATAPAPRAFSFAGTKKPEAPAASAASVMEPAPTVEPQAAPVLPRDEAPSYTPAAEPEKAAPLAPQHEEADELVLGSESEAPPVRAPLTFGDDSVALPAQDVADGSQRRRWLSPGAPAAETPAEAPAGAPRVKLGGTLFERMSGATRGAARDEEADAADKDAIDIPRFLHRQNNQ is encoded by the coding sequence ATGAGCATCGAATTTCTGGCACCGGAAGTCGACGAACTGACCCCGCGCATCGCGGTGATCGGCGTCGGCGGGGCAGGCGGCAACGCGATCGCCAACATGATTGCGGCCGAAGTGCAGGGCGTCGACTTCCTGGTTGCCAATACCGATGCGCAGGCGCTGAAGCAGTCGAGCGCATCGCAGCGCATCCAGCTGGGCGCCAAGATCACGCAGGGCCTGGGCGCCGGTAGCCGGCCGGAGATCGGTCGCGCGGCCGCCGAAGAGACGATCGACAGCCTCGCCAAGATGCTCGAGGGCAGCCACATGGTGTTCATCGCCGCGGGCATGGGCGGCGGCACCGGCACCGGCGCGGCCCCGGTCATCGCCAAGGCGGCGCGTGACATGGGCATCCTGACCGTCGGCGTGGTGACCAAGCCGTTCGCCTTCGAGGGCAATCGCCGCGCCAAGGCGGCCGAAGCCGGGATCGAGGAACTGCAGAAGTATGTCGATACGCTGATCGTCATCCCCAACCAGAACCTGTTCCTGGTCGCCAATGCGAACACCACCTTCAAGGAGGCGTTCCAGATGGCGGACGAGGTGCTGCAGCAGGGCGTGCGCGGCATTACCGACCTGATGGTCATGCCCGGCCTGATCAACCTCGATTTCGCCGACGTCCGTTCCGTCATGCAGGAAATGGGCAAGGCGATGATGGGTACAGGCGAGGCATCGGGCGACAATCGCGCGATCGAGGCCGCATCCAAGGCGATCGCCAACCCGCTGCTCGACGGCGTGAGCATGAAGGGCGCCAAGGGCGTGATCGTCTCGATCACCGGCGGCGACGACATGCGCCTGCTGGAAGTCGACGAAGCGGCCAACCACATTCGCGAATTGGTCGACGAAGACGCCAACATCATCTGGGGGTCGGCCTTCAACCAGGACCTGGAGGGCAAGATCCGCGTGTCGGTGGTCGCCACCGGCATCGAGGCGACCGCACGCCCGGCCGAGGCAACGGCGCCCGCACCGCGCGCGTTCAGCTTTGCCGGCACGAAGAAGCCGGAGGCACCCGCCGCGTCTGCCGCTTCCGTGATGGAGCCGGCGCCGACGGTCGAACCGCAGGCGGCCCCCGTGCTGCCGCGCGACGAAGCGCCGAGCTATACGCCTGCAGCCGAGCCGGAAAAGGCTGCGCCGCTCGCGCCGCAGCATGAAGAGGCCGACGAACTGGTGCTCGGCAGCGAGAGCGAAGCACCGCCGGTGCGCGCTCCACTTACCTTCGGCGACGATTCGGTCGCGCTGCCGGCGCAGGATGTCGCCGATGGCAGCCAGCGTCGTCGCTGGTTGTCGCCGGGTGCGCCTGCCGCCGAGACGCCGGCGGAAGCGCCGGCCGGTGCGCCGCGCGTGAAGCTCGGTGGTACGCTGTTCGAGCGCATGTCGGGTGCGACGCGCGGCGCGGCGCGTGACGAGGAGGCCGATGCGGCCGACAAGGATGCGATCGATATCCCGCGTTTCCTGCACCGCCAGAACAATCAGTGA
- the murB gene encoding UDP-N-acetylmuramate dehydrogenase: MSVALAARATLPQVQGRLTENAPLAPLVWFKSGGTAQWLFEPKDVTDLGGFLRDLDPAVPVMALGLGSNMIVRDGGVPGVVVRLGKAFARVEALDATTLQCGGGASGILVSSTARDAGIAGLEFLRSIPGTVGGFVRMNGGAYGRDTSEILVACDVVLRSGELITQAVDALGYTYRHSSLPDGCVVVSATFRGVTGEPGAIQAEMDRIAASREASQPLRSKTGGSTFKNPEGHKAWELVDRAGCRGLRRGDAQVSEKHTNFLLNLGAATSAEIEALGEDVRAKVLAHSGVELEWEIQRVGVTS, from the coding sequence ATGAGCGTCGCGCTCGCAGCTCGCGCTACTCTGCCTCAAGTGCAGGGCCGCCTGACCGAAAACGCCCCCCTGGCGCCGCTCGTCTGGTTCAAATCGGGCGGCACCGCCCAGTGGCTGTTCGAGCCAAAGGACGTGACCGATCTCGGCGGCTTTCTGCGCGACCTGGATCCCGCGGTGCCGGTGATGGCGCTCGGCCTGGGCTCGAACATGATCGTGCGCGACGGCGGCGTGCCGGGCGTGGTGGTGCGGCTGGGCAAGGCGTTCGCCAGGGTCGAGGCGCTGGATGCGACCACGCTGCAATGTGGCGGCGGGGCATCGGGCATTCTGGTATCGTCGACGGCGCGCGATGCGGGGATCGCCGGACTGGAATTCCTGCGCTCGATTCCCGGCACCGTCGGCGGGTTCGTGCGGATGAATGGCGGCGCCTATGGGCGCGATACGAGCGAGATCCTGGTCGCGTGCGACGTCGTGCTGCGATCGGGCGAGTTGATCACGCAGGCGGTGGACGCGCTTGGCTATACTTATCGGCATTCATCGCTGCCAGACGGTTGCGTGGTGGTCAGCGCGACTTTCCGTGGCGTAACCGGCGAACCGGGGGCGATCCAGGCCGAGATGGACCGCATCGCGGCCTCGCGCGAGGCTTCGCAGCCGCTGCGGTCGAAGACCGGCGGGTCGACGTTCAAGAACCCCGAAGGCCACAAGGCCTGGGAATTGGTGGACCGGGCGGGCTGCCGCGGTCTGCGGCGCGGCGATGCGCAGGTGAGCGAGAAACACACCAATTTCTTGCTCAATCTGGGCGCCGCGACGAGCGCGGAGATTGAGGCATTGGGGGAAGACGTGCGGGCCAAGGTCTTGGCGCATTCGGGGGTGGAACTGGAGTGGGAAATTCAACGGGTCGGGGTGACGTCGTGA
- the murG gene encoding undecaprenyldiphospho-muramoylpentapeptide beta-N-acetylglucosaminyltransferase, translated as MSRQKHFVLAAGGTGGHMVPAASLAGELRKRGHHVSLISDARGVRFPGLFDNGPGGVQTHVLPAGRLAGGPIGWAKAARAMVEGRALAIELYKHQRPAAVIGFGGYPALPALLAAFHHKIPTAVHEQNAVLGRVNRLVAGRVDAIATSYADVERLKDKYRGKARLVGNPVREAVLALRSQPYPLLEEDGIFRVLVTGGSQGASVLSQIVPDGLSLLPVSFRRRLQVTHQARIEDIDAARAKYAELSIAAELATYLPDMPEQLAWAHLVIARAGASTLAELTCAGRPAILVPLPGATDDHQTANAREMTQAGGARTIDQRAFTPVELAKQMQRLGLDPLALQNAAGRARSCGRPDAARDLADLVESLDQTNSALPIGVPLPTGKPSFA; from the coding sequence GTGAGCAGGCAGAAGCATTTCGTATTGGCCGCAGGCGGCACCGGCGGGCACATGGTGCCGGCTGCCTCGCTGGCGGGAGAGTTGCGCAAGCGCGGGCACCACGTATCGCTGATCAGCGACGCGCGCGGCGTGCGGTTTCCGGGGCTGTTCGACAATGGCCCAGGCGGCGTGCAGACGCACGTGCTGCCCGCCGGTCGTCTGGCAGGCGGACCGATCGGCTGGGCCAAGGCCGCGCGCGCGATGGTCGAGGGCCGGGCGCTGGCGATCGAGCTCTACAAGCATCAGCGGCCCGCCGCGGTGATCGGTTTCGGCGGCTATCCCGCATTGCCGGCATTGCTGGCCGCGTTCCACCACAAGATCCCGACGGCGGTGCATGAACAGAATGCGGTGCTCGGCCGGGTCAATCGGCTGGTCGCCGGCCGGGTGGACGCGATCGCGACCTCCTATGCCGATGTCGAACGGCTGAAGGACAAGTATCGGGGCAAGGCGCGCCTCGTCGGCAATCCGGTGCGCGAAGCCGTGCTGGCGCTCCGCTCGCAGCCTTATCCGCTGCTCGAGGAAGACGGCATCTTCCGCGTGCTGGTGACCGGCGGCAGCCAGGGCGCAAGCGTGCTGAGCCAGATCGTGCCCGACGGATTGTCGCTGCTGCCGGTCAGTTTCCGGCGGCGATTGCAGGTGACGCACCAGGCGCGGATCGAGGATATCGACGCGGCGCGCGCCAAATATGCCGAATTGTCGATCGCGGCCGAACTCGCCACCTATCTGCCGGACATGCCCGAGCAACTCGCCTGGGCGCATCTGGTGATCGCACGCGCCGGTGCCTCGACGCTGGCGGAACTGACCTGTGCGGGCCGGCCGGCGATCCTGGTGCCGTTGCCCGGCGCGACCGACGACCACCAGACTGCCAATGCCCGCGAGATGACCCAGGCCGGCGGCGCACGGACGATCGACCAGCGCGCCTTTACCCCGGTCGAACTCGCCAAGCAGATGCAGCGGCTCGGGCTCGACCCGCTGGCGCTGCAGAATGCCGCCGGCCGCGCACGCAGTTGCGGACGGCCCGATGCCGCACGCGATCTCGCCGATCTCGTCGAGAGCCTCGATCAAACCAACAGCGCCCTGCCGATCGGCGTGCCGCTGCCGACCGGAAAGCCGAGCTTCGCATGA
- a CDS encoding D-alanine--D-alanine ligase, translating to MGGWSAEREVSLMSGEGIAEALESLGHRVTRIDMGRDVAARLADAAPDVVFNALHGTPGEDGSVQGLLDLMGLTYTHSGLATSVIAIDKVLTKQALVPHGIPMPGGRIVRTETLFEGDPLPRPYVLKPVNEGSSVGVAIITDQGNYGNPIAAASIGPWNEFDELLAEPFIRGRELTTAVIGAQAMGVTELRPKSGFYDYESKYTDGLTEHIYPADVPDEITAACNALALEAHRVLGCKGTSRSDFRWDDECGVEGLFLLEVNTQPGMTPLSLVPEQARHNGMSYAELVQKILDEALA from the coding sequence ATGGGCGGGTGGTCGGCCGAGCGCGAAGTGTCGCTGATGTCGGGCGAAGGGATCGCCGAGGCGCTGGAATCGCTCGGGCACCGCGTCACGCGGATCGACATGGGCCGCGATGTCGCCGCCAGGCTCGCCGACGCCGCGCCCGACGTGGTGTTCAACGCACTGCACGGCACGCCCGGCGAAGACGGATCGGTGCAGGGGCTGCTCGATCTGATGGGTCTCACCTACACGCATTCCGGGCTCGCCACCTCGGTGATCGCGATCGACAAGGTGCTGACCAAGCAGGCGCTGGTCCCGCATGGCATTCCGATGCCCGGCGGGCGGATCGTGCGGACCGAGACCCTGTTCGAGGGCGATCCATTACCGCGGCCTTATGTCCTGAAGCCGGTCAACGAAGGATCCTCGGTCGGCGTGGCGATCATCACCGACCAGGGCAATTACGGCAATCCGATCGCCGCGGCGAGCATCGGCCCGTGGAACGAGTTCGACGAACTGCTCGCCGAGCCGTTCATCCGTGGCCGTGAGCTGACGACGGCAGTGATCGGCGCCCAGGCGATGGGCGTTACCGAGCTACGCCCGAAAAGCGGCTTCTACGATTACGAATCGAAATATACCGACGGCCTGACCGAGCATATCTATCCCGCCGATGTGCCCGACGAGATTACCGCCGCGTGCAACGCGCTGGCGCTGGAGGCGCACCGCGTGCTCGGCTGCAAGGGCACGTCGCGGTCGGACTTCCGCTGGGACGATGAGTGCGGCGTCGAGGGGCTGTTCCTGCTCGAGGTCAATACGCAGCCCGGCATGACCCCGCTCAGCCTGGTGCCGGAGCAAGCGCGGCATAACGGCATGAGCTATGCCGAACTGGTGCAGAAGATCCTCGACGAGGCGTTGGCATGA
- the ftsA gene encoding cell division protein FtsA has product MAKVAPEELITALDIGSSKISAMIAQKGDGGELIVLGTGQRESRGVKRGYIADADATEAAVREAVEQAERIAGVNIQNVWVSFSAGGLVSDVASIEFELGGHRVEQSDIDALLHAGRESIDPAGRMVLHAQPALYTLDGLTGVKKPLGLHADRLGVHIHVVAADGSPVRNLGLCVANAHLEVKSIIASPVATGMACLSDEERELGVALVELGAGITNVSLFAGGMLVGLTSIPFGAQDITDDIASAFGTSRAQAERMKCFYGSANASPRDNHDMIDVAPISGEEGQSDGTRITRAQLIAVIRQRLDHLVGEVQKALTELKFSGPVGRQVVLTGGGAELKGVADYAQQALGRSVRIGRPRGLTALPEAHSGPAFATLAGLAFYAASDPVDLRALAGKHQMVHRPKGLGAIRRLIAMARANY; this is encoded by the coding sequence ATGGCGAAGGTTGCACCGGAAGAACTGATCACGGCGCTGGACATCGGATCGTCCAAGATCTCGGCGATGATCGCGCAGAAGGGCGATGGCGGCGAGCTGATCGTGCTCGGCACCGGCCAGCGCGAGAGCCGCGGCGTGAAGCGCGGCTATATCGCCGATGCCGACGCGACCGAGGCGGCGGTGCGCGAGGCGGTCGAGCAGGCGGAGCGGATCGCCGGCGTCAACATCCAGAACGTGTGGGTGAGCTTTTCCGCCGGCGGGCTGGTCAGCGATGTCGCGTCGATCGAGTTCGAACTGGGCGGGCACCGGGTGGAGCAGTCCGACATTGATGCGCTGCTGCATGCCGGCCGTGAGTCGATCGATCCCGCCGGCCGCATGGTGCTGCACGCGCAGCCCGCGCTGTACACGCTGGACGGGCTGACCGGCGTGAAGAAGCCGCTCGGGCTGCATGCCGACCGGCTGGGCGTGCATATCCATGTCGTCGCGGCAGATGGATCGCCGGTACGCAATCTGGGGCTGTGCGTCGCCAATGCGCATCTTGAGGTCAAGTCGATCATCGCCTCGCCGGTGGCGACCGGCATGGCGTGCCTCAGCGACGAGGAGCGCGAACTGGGCGTGGCCCTGGTCGAGCTGGGCGCGGGGATCACCAACGTGTCGCTGTTCGCCGGGGGGATGCTGGTCGGGCTCACCTCGATCCCGTTCGGGGCGCAGGACATCACCGACGATATCGCCAGCGCGTTCGGCACGTCCCGCGCGCAGGCGGAGCGGATGAAATGCTTCTACGGCTCGGCCAATGCTTCGCCGCGCGACAATCACGACATGATCGACGTGGCGCCGATCAGCGGCGAGGAGGGGCAGAGCGACGGCACGCGGATCACGCGTGCGCAGTTGATCGCGGTGATCCGCCAGCGGCTCGATCATCTGGTGGGCGAAGTGCAGAAGGCGCTGACCGAGCTGAAATTCTCCGGACCCGTAGGGCGGCAGGTGGTGCTGACCGGCGGGGGCGCCGAGTTGAAGGGCGTGGCCGATTATGCGCAGCAGGCGCTGGGTCGATCGGTGCGCATCGGCCGGCCGCGCGGGCTGACCGCCTTGCCCGAGGCGCATTCGGGCCCGGCTTTCGCGACGCTGGCGGGACTGGCTTTCTATGCCGCGTCCGATCCGGTCGATCTGCGCGCGCTGGCGGGCAAGCACCAGATGGTCCACCGGCCCAAGGGGTTGGGCGCGATCCGGCGGCTGATCGCCATGGCGCGGGCCAATTATTGA
- a CDS encoding SPOR domain-containing protein has translation MTALACALAAVAPMSAWAQGFVQQATPDADELAAEMRLLGANPRDVAAMVRAGELTLKLGDTTAAAGFFARAERIDPSNPRIKAGKGSLLVQSGRPGEALLQFGQAEQLRGDVRRFASDRGLAYDLLGEQERAQRDYRLALRDGPADETLRRYALSLGISAKREEALAVIDPLLRRSDRGAWRTRAFILAMTGDAAGATKIATSMMPGGMAQGLQPFFDRLPRLGPVDRAFAVHFGEVRPSPARLADARLAPRLPALAPEPGRAPPVAVLAAAQPSKADRKKERRRGRREKIELASAPAPVPLPQPPAYQGSALASTGALPAPVYVQQVRRPAYVPTAPARALPSVSLASNNRIVPAMTMSAVPVRPVPETNTRVVETPRIISEAPIRAVPPAASASAVVTPRPVVVEPRPAPVLVPSAVTPGAAATVTPTPAVTPVLQPARVDAVAKQASPAFVPTAPVVSAAVSTPPQVSTPSSSPAPQPIPSMSVAAVTPPSPPLTAPSATLPPAPGPARGEDSILAKIIANITVPGSELDVAPVDPAPAPVETAAAAPTGPAPIVDASVAARRQPPRADAPDADERAADTRHNDKAALDKKLADKKLADKKLADAKTLAATKKGADTKKAAEAKKLADAKKAEELKKKDPKLLEPARIWVQVAGGANQGDLAKEWTRVKNKAPAAFKGKSGWTTPLRATNRVLAGPFKTDSEARAFVNALTKEGLSGFSVTSEAGQKVSRLGAK, from the coding sequence GTGACGGCGCTGGCCTGTGCGCTGGCGGCCGTGGCACCCATGTCCGCCTGGGCGCAGGGCTTCGTGCAGCAGGCAACGCCGGATGCGGACGAGCTTGCCGCCGAGATGCGCCTGCTCGGCGCCAATCCACGCGATGTGGCGGCGATGGTGCGCGCGGGCGAACTGACGCTGAAACTCGGCGATACCACCGCCGCCGCCGGCTTCTTTGCGCGTGCCGAGCGAATCGACCCGAGCAATCCCAGGATCAAGGCCGGTAAGGGTAGCCTGCTGGTGCAATCTGGCCGGCCGGGTGAGGCACTGCTGCAATTCGGCCAAGCCGAGCAATTGCGCGGCGACGTGCGACGGTTCGCGTCCGACCGCGGCTTGGCCTATGATTTGCTCGGGGAGCAGGAGAGGGCGCAGCGCGATTACCGGCTGGCGCTGCGCGACGGCCCGGCGGACGAGACGCTGCGGCGTTATGCGCTGTCGCTGGGCATTTCGGCCAAGCGCGAGGAAGCGCTGGCGGTGATCGATCCGTTGCTCCGCCGCAGCGACCGCGGCGCGTGGCGCACGCGTGCCTTCATCCTGGCCATGACGGGCGATGCGGCTGGCGCGACCAAGATCGCGACGAGCATGATGCCCGGCGGCATGGCGCAGGGGCTCCAGCCGTTCTTCGATCGCCTACCGCGCCTCGGGCCGGTGGATCGCGCCTTTGCGGTGCATTTCGGCGAAGTGCGCCCGTCGCCGGCGCGACTGGCGGACGCGCGGCTCGCGCCGCGCTTGCCGGCGCTGGCACCCGAGCCCGGACGTGCCCCACCGGTAGCAGTCTTGGCTGCCGCGCAGCCGAGCAAGGCGGACCGCAAGAAGGAGCGCCGCCGCGGACGGCGCGAGAAGATCGAACTCGCCTCGGCCCCGGCGCCCGTGCCGTTGCCGCAGCCGCCCGCCTATCAAGGGTCGGCGCTTGCCTCGACCGGGGCGTTGCCGGCACCGGTCTACGTGCAGCAGGTGCGACGCCCGGCTTACGTGCCCACGGCGCCGGCGCGTGCGCTGCCGTCCGTGTCGCTCGCGTCGAACAATCGGATCGTGCCGGCAATGACGATGTCGGCGGTGCCGGTCCGTCCGGTGCCCGAGACGAACACGCGGGTGGTAGAAACGCCGCGCATCATCAGCGAAGCACCGATCAGGGCGGTGCCGCCAGCCGCCTCGGCAAGCGCCGTCGTTACGCCGCGCCCCGTGGTGGTCGAGCCGCGGCCGGCGCCAGTGCTGGTGCCTTCCGCGGTAACGCCGGGCGCGGCCGCCACCGTGACGCCCACGCCGGCGGTCACGCCCGTGCTCCAGCCGGCGCGTGTCGATGCCGTTGCGAAGCAAGCGTCGCCTGCCTTTGTCCCGACGGCGCCGGTCGTCAGCGCGGCGGTATCGACTCCGCCTCAGGTCTCGACGCCGAGCAGCTCCCCGGCACCGCAGCCGATCCCGTCCATGTCGGTCGCCGCGGTGACGCCGCCGTCGCCACCGTTGACCGCGCCATCGGCAACGCTGCCGCCGGCGCCCGGACCGGCACGCGGGGAGGATTCGATCCTGGCGAAGATCATCGCCAACATCACTGTTCCAGGTTCCGAGCTGGATGTCGCACCGGTGGATCCTGCACCCGCGCCGGTCGAGACGGCTGCTGCGGCACCCACCGGGCCGGCACCGATCGTCGACGCGTCCGTCGCTGCGCGGCGTCAGCCGCCGCGCGCCGATGCGCCGGATGCGGACGAGCGGGCAGCGGATACGCGCCACAACGACAAGGCCGCGTTGGACAAAAAGCTCGCGGACAAGAAGCTTGCCGACAAGAAGCTGGCCGACGCCAAGACGCTCGCGGCCACCAAGAAAGGTGCCGATACCAAGAAGGCGGCCGAGGCCAAGAAGCTGGCAGACGCCAAGAAGGCCGAGGAGCTGAAGAAGAAGGATCCCAAGCTGCTCGAGCCGGCGCGGATCTGGGTGCAGGTGGCGGGCGGCGCGAACCAGGGTGACCTGGCCAAAGAATGGACGCGGGTGAAGAACAAGGCACCGGCAGCCTTCAAGGGCAAGAGCGGCTGGACGACACCCCTGCGCGCGACCAATCGCGTGCTCGCCGGGCCGTTCAAGACCGACAGCGAGGCGCGCGCGTTCGTCAATGCACTGACGAAGGAGGGGCTGTCCGGCTTCTCAGTCACCAGCGAGGCAGGCCAGAAGGTTTCGCGGCTGGGCGCAAAGTGA